The genomic region TTGTAAACGTTTACTATGACCTTCCGGTCTCCGGGCAACTCCGTCCTTACATCGGAGGCGGGGTTGGTTTCGGAATGGCCGAAGTCGAATTTGACGCTGTCTGGGCCCGCAATATAAACCCGGATGTAATTACGACCGCGGACGATGCGGAGTATCTGGGTTCCGGCAACGAAGAAGAGGACCGTCAGGCTCTGCATCAAAGAATCGCCGGCGTCACGACCACGGCAAGCCATACTCTCGAAGATACGGTGTTCGGTTACCAGGCGGTGGTCGGGGTGGATTACATGCTGACCGATAATGCCTCAATCGGGGTCAAGGGACGCTGGGTCCAGTACGCCGAATTCAGCGGCGGAGATGAATGGGACCAGTTGCGCGGTCACGCCCCCAATAATGGGCCGGGAACGGACACAGTTGATTATACAATTGAAACTGACGACTTAAGCGCATTCGGAGTCAGTCTGGTAATGAAATATGCGTTCTGATTTCCGTTTTCTCAAAGCGAAGCGGAAAAAATCTAGCGGATCGAGGTCCCTTATGGTTTGTGGGACATGGCGGTGACTTCATGTAAAAGTGAAGACATAGGGTCAGTCGCCGTGAATTCATAGGGGCCCCTCGATTCCGCTTCAGAGAAAATTCGAGTTCCACTTTTACAATCGTCTTCTCCGGCACCGAT from Candidatus Dadabacteria bacterium harbors:
- a CDS encoding outer membrane beta-barrel protein, with protein sequence MSRFITLASSLLLLILISFSSNAQQLYISTELGLGIGNSLDTDASDTDFGTLCDQHLNNPADDNHFDSGVCSSDTSVWNNSFDGSTGVTAGVALGVSTGFGARVEAEYFNFGAQYDTTSSVVGGGQDIADKADQELVRSDERIGAVNINSLFVNVYYDLPVSGQLRPYIGGGVGFGMAEVEFDAVWARNINPDVITTADDAEYLGSGNEEEDRQALHQRIAGVTTTASHTLEDTVFGYQAVVGVDYMLTDNASIGVKGRWVQYAEFSGGDEWDQLRGHAPNNGPGTDTVDYTIETDDLSAFGVSLVMKYAF